In Drosophila santomea strain STO CAGO 1482 chromosome 2L, Prin_Dsan_1.1, whole genome shotgun sequence, a single window of DNA contains:
- the LOC120458705 gene encoding centrosomal protein of 131 kDa gives MDLCLKGSQINLATRQKTKPKHTSRSLTTLHSPCPHFRPRSANFLQQRSRSSPFLGRPQSADPKLGRRLSTYFGEKELRIGGKRQVSSNDLLKSLLEEPIKRSWLCRSTCNSSESDYSLHKRTPDSSEEGEQFLVTMSGGEKGKSYSSYSGTQGLSNGALLQRTAKPDLPGRVSFSKPNMHADLDSSDCDNDKQEVRPSISAPGPLTLPSFLSKVEQADPVGQKKSVHFGSTAAEGEVLAETYEYPKCPSENCTCSTRSSSTTSTNEASASEVKCACDAPSCRYVESSKLVGQPNPTPTLPKAPSSELDVIREYKQAVEGVQVVKNHLGTDNYLDKYASPTKEKQNNLSETKNMATSPSSVNNGATSYRTGANPRNFGAENNFLPAVQDDRRSFGHGSSDAVINNYLKVASTPPFVGKKKENVKPASADPIARSTKSKVTKSTTNPAPLGKLKKAISVGSLREERKLSEYNLDKVDSWMSMQDQKQFDNKHKQGLVDLDEAQDNDSASQLSLKSNEDSRDSTYDEIVSVIKEIEEDKKRDNFSERIPSELNLKLDSRCDTADTGTVSEGAVPESGDKYKDILAYLNNVESSCDKTLMETRRSIPDSNRSEVEFVVEPDVTDEVPKLSELLMLPNHQLARRVIALSLRANELANAIHMSKEHVFQLRGEKQKSLRAEKSTAAAKLRDQKKHYEEVVTRHQAFIEQLLKDKGSLCEKVAALTRRLESQNQAWEHRLETELARTKETTMAGEKIRRERWVRENTKKIKELTVKGLEAEINKMNCDHQREVTELKRTHQMQLLDALEEARTKHEQIETSIRESCAQDREAIIEKERTAIRERSERQLEEEQRTQAEQRQKLTEEFAAERERLQTELRQRENDHQARRQEALREQEQELEQAKFEMQERMAKQEEKYQNRINTIEQQYQADFELWKSEHENKTKLAQAEKENAIRQHYRAERDRQLDELVVRMEADALQHSEEHELKMNRLKEKYEKDLVLAESVEKSLREKYAETRGKLAEADAQVRNSQAEVKQLQLELSHSKKMCGDTLMERDRLRDNLNADIQSELGVLNERHKQEMEQLQKRVHQTIQRQEETIEILKGDNDALRQQCLKLNAVIRQQRKDYCVK, from the exons ATGGATTTATGTCTTAAGGGCTCGCAG ATAAACCTCGCCACACGCCAAAAAACAAAGCCCAAGCACACAAGTCGTTCGCTGACGACTCTCCACAGTCCGTGTCCCCATTTCCGGCCTCGCTCGGCCAACTTCCTGCAGCAGCGCAGTCGCTCCTCGCCTTTCCTGGGACGACCACAGTCGGCGGACCCCAAGCTCGGTCGTCGGTTGAGCACCTACTTTGGTGAGAAGGAGCTGCGCATCGGCGGAAAG CGACAAGTCTCCTCGAACGACCTGCTGAAATCGCTGCTGGAGGAGCCCATCAAGCGCAGCTGGCTCTGCCGCAGCACCTGCAACTCCTCCGAGTCCGACTACTCGCTCCACAAACGCACCCCCGACAGCAGCGAGGAGGGGGAGCAGTTCCTGGTCACCATGTCAGGTGGTGAGAAGGGTAAATCGTACTCCTCCTACTCCGGAACTCAGGGCCTCAGTAACGGGGCTCTTCTACAGCGCACCGCCAAGCCAGATCTTCCGGGAAGGGTGTCCTTCAGCAAGCCGAATATGCACGCGGACTTGGACTCCAGTGACTGCGATAATGACAAGCAGGAGGTGCGTCCCAGTATTTCAGCCCCGGGGCCTCTAACTCTGCCCAGTTTCCTGAGTAAGGTGGAACAGGCTGATCCCGTTGGTCAGAAGAAGTCCGTGCACTTCGGATCCACTGCCGCCGAGGGAGAAGTTCTGGCGGAGACCTACGAGTACCCAAAGTGTCCTTCGGAGAACTGTACGTGCAGCACGCGATCCTCTTCCACCACAAGCACCAATGAGGCATCGGCATCGGAGGTTAAGTGTGCCTGCGATGCGCCTAGCTGCCGGTATGTGGAGTCCTCCAAACTGGTGGGGCAACCCAACCCCACTCCCACTCTCCCAAAGGCCCCCTCATCGGAGCTAGATGTAATAAGGGAGTACAAACAGGCTGTGGAGGGCGTTCAGGTGGTCAAGAACCACTTGGGAACTGACAACTATCTGGACAAGTACGCTTCTCCCACTAAGGAGAAGCAGAACAATCTGTCCGAGACCAAGAACATGGCCACCTCCCCTTCCTCTGTCAACAACGGTGCCACCTCCTACAGAACAGGGGCAAACCCAAGAAACTTCGGGGCTGagaataattttttgccaGCGGTGCAGGATGATAGGAGGTCCTTTGGGCACGGCAGCTCCGACGCCGTCATTAATAACTACCTGAAGGTGGCCTCGACACCCCCTTTTGTGGGTAAGAAAAAGGAGAACGTAAAGCCCGCCAGTGCAGATCCCATTGCCAGGTCCACCAAATCCAAGGTGACCAAGTCCACAACCAATCCAGCTCCTTTGGGTAAGCTGAAGAAGGCCATCAGTGTGGGCAGCCTGCGGGAGGAGCGGAAACTCTCGGAGTACAATCTCGACAAGGTGGACAGCTGGATGAGCATGCAGGATCAGAAGCAATTCGATAACAAGCACAAGCAGGGACTGGTAGACCTGGACGAGGCACAGGACAATGATAGCGCCTCACAATTGTCCCTGAAGTCGAATGAGGACTCCAGGGATTCGACATATGATGAAATAGTGTCTGTCATCAAGGAAATCGAAGAGGACAAGAAAAGGG ACAACTTTTCCGAGCGAATCCCCAGCGAACTGAACCTGAAACTAGATTCCCGCTGCGACACTGCCGACACAGGTACGGTGAGTGAAGGAGCAGTTCCCGAGAGTGGAGATAAGTACAA GGACATCCTGGCCTACCTGAACAATGTGGAGAGTAGTTGCGACAAGACGCTGATGGAAACCCGTCGTTCCATACCGGATAGCAATCGATCGGAGGTGGAGTTCGTCGTGGAGCCTGATGTCACCGACGAGGTGCCCAA GCTATCTGAGTTGCTGATGCTGCCCAACCACCAGCTTGCCAGGAGGGTCATTGCCCTGAGCTTGCGGGCCAATGAGTTGGCCAATGCTATCCACATGTCCAAGGAGCACGTCTTCCAGTTGCGTGGCGAAAAGCAGAAGAGCCTGCGCGCCGAAAAgtccaccgccgccgccaaaCTGCGTGATCAGAAGAAGCACTATGAGGAAGTGGTTACCCGGCACCAAGCATTCATCGAGCAGCTGCTCAAGGACAAGGGCTCCCTCTGCGAAAAGGTGGCGGCCCTCACGCGTCGCCTGGAGAGCCAGAACCAGGCCTGGGAGCACCGGTTGGAAACTGAGCTGGCCAGGACCAAGGAGACCACTATGGCGGGCGAAAAGATCCGGCGAGAGCGATGGGTGCGCGAGAACACCAAGAAGATTAAG GAACTTACGGTTAAAGGCCTGGAGGCGGAGATCAACAAGATGAACTGCGACCACCAACGTGAGGTGACCGAGCTGAAGCGCACCCACCAGATGCAGTTGCTAGACGCCTTGGAGGAGGCACGAACGAAACACGAGCAGATCGAGACCAGCATCCGTGAGAGCTGCGCCCAGGATCGAGAGGCCATTATCGAGAAGGAGCGAACTGCCATCCGGGAGCGGTCCGAGCgccagctggaggaggagcagagGACGCAGGCGGAACAGCGCCAGAAGCTGACGGAGGAGTTCGCCGCGGAGCGGGAGCGCCTGCAGACGGAGTTACGGCAGCGGGAGAATGACCACCAAGCCAGAAGGCAAGAGGCTCTGCgggaacaggagcaggagctggagcaggcCAAGTTCGAAATGCAGGAACGGATGGCCAAGCAGGAGGAGAAGTACCAGAACCGCATCAACACCATTGAGCAGCAGTACCAAGCGGACTTTGAGCTGTGGAAGTCGGAGCACGAGAACAAGACCAAGTTGGCCCAGGCGGAGAAGGAGAACGCCATAAGGCAACACTACCGGGCGGAGAGAGATCGCCAGCTTGACGAACTGGTGGTGCGGATGGAGGCCGACGCACTGCAGCACAGTGAGGAGCACGAGCTAAAGATGAA TCGCCTCAAGGAGAAGTACGAGAAGGATTTGGTTCTGGCCGAAAGCGTGGAGAAGTCGCTGCGGGAGAAGTACGCGGAGACCCGCGGCAAATTGGCGGAGGCGGATGCCCAGGTGCGGAACAGCCAGGCGGAGGtgaagcagctgcagctggagctgaGCCACAGCAAGAAGATGTGCGGCGACACCCTCATGGAGCGGGACAGACTGCGGGATAACCTCAACGCGGACATTCAGAGCGAGTTGGGAGTGCTAAACGAACGCCACAAGCAGGAGATGGAGCAGCTTCAAAAACGCGTTCACCAGACCATCCAGCGACAGGAGGAGACCATTGAGATCCTGAAAGGCGACAACGATGCCCTCAGACAGCAGTGCTTGAAGCTTAACGCTGTCATACGACAGCAGCGCAAGGATTACTGTGTTAAATAG
- the LOC120455973 gene encoding DNA translocase FtsK 1 translates to MAETINNKPSIQIRSGLPSPLPDKTPSPATKLLISHGKPNFTIAKSPKIDENGNGNPLSVQPSANNNYNAYKSANSSVANNQKFIVGTKFNGVFKPSNSLNANANGNGASETDNEVAKVVLRRPKLADSPPPAEGEDENVPEFIRRQRRIQERLAKENVLDFESRRSGYFTHVMISPDSPNRTSFVETMASPAIVPALEIPAPVAEKVEEEEKVEVEAQPLVAAVTTSALITEPEPEAIVSNGHGEEPKNSDVAAEEVAKAIEEVNQAVAGEDETEVEATPEPAPEPTPEPVAADRKAEAVVEEPTQAPAPVEAKVEVVEPATPVQNGQKEEEAVPATNGHKEEEAVPATNGQKEEEAITISHTNGQSGDGPSIPTPDPSGALGVNYEPKTVVSFSQELGSGENKYPDTVKVVSEVPAESNGELKELTKLKFDIQSDEQNEVQVTPVLRTD, encoded by the coding sequence ATGGCCGAGACAATCAACAACAAGCCGAGCATACAGATCCGGAGCGGACTGCCCTCGCCTCTGCCGGACAAGACGCCCTCGCCGGCCACCAAGCTGCTGATCAGCCACGGCAAGCCCAACTTCACCATCGCCAAGTCGCCGAAGATCGACGagaacggaaacggaaacccACTGTCCGTCCAGCCCAGcgccaacaacaactacaacgcCTACAAGAGCGCCAACAGCAGCGTGGCCAACAACCAGAAGTTCATAGTGGGCACCAAGTTCAACGGAGTCTTCAAGCCCTCGAATTCCCTCAATGCAAatgccaatggcaatggcgCCTCGGAGACGGACAACGAGGTGGCCAAGGTCGTCCTGCGGCGCCCCAAGCTGGCGGACTCACCCCCTCCCGCCGAGGGCGAGGACGAGAACGTCCCGGAATTCATCAGGCGCCAGCGACGCATCCAGGAGCGTCTGGCCAAGGAGAACGTGCTGGACTTCGAGAGCCGGCGCAGCGGCTACTTCACGCACGTAATGATCTCGCCGGACTCGCCCAACCGCACCTCGTTCGTGGAGACCATGGCCAGTCCGGCCATAGTGCCCGCCCTCGAGATTCCCGCTCCTGTAGCCGAGAAAgttgaggaggaggagaaggtggaggtggaggccCAGCCTCTGGTGGCCGCTGTCACCACCTCAGCCCTGATCACTGAACCCGAACCAGAGGCCATTGTAAGCAATGGACACGGTGAGGAGCCAAAGAACTCTGACGTGGCGGCCGAGGAGGTGGCCAAGGCCATTGAGGAGGTTAACCAGGCAGTGGCAGGAGAGGATGAGACGGAGGTAGAAGCCACTCCCGAGCCCGCTCCAGAACCTACTCCAGAGCCGGTGGCAGCCGATCGAAAGGCAGAAGCCGTGGTAGAGGAGCCCACCCAAGCCCCGGCTCCAGTGGAAGCCAAGGTGGAGGTGGTAGAGCCAGCTACCCCCGTGCAAAATGGCCAGAAGGAAGAGGAGGCTGTTCCTGCCACAAATGGCCACAAGGAAGAGGAGGCTGTTCCTGCCACCAACGGccagaaggaggaggaggccatCACCATTTCGCACACCAACGGACAGAGCGGCGACGGACCCAGCATACCCACTCCGGATCCCAGTGGTGCTCTGGGAGTGAACTACGAACCCAAGACCGTGGTCAGCTTCTCGCAGGAGCTGGGAAGCGGGGAGAACAAGTATCCCGATACCGTTAAGGTGGTCAGCGAGGTGCCCGCCGAATCCAATGGGGAGCTCAAGGAACTGACCAAACTGAAGTTCGACATCCAGAGCGACGAGCAAAACGAGGTTCAGGTGACGCCCGTGCTGAGGACGGACTAG